One Syntrophobacterales bacterium DNA window includes the following coding sequences:
- a CDS encoding 2-hydroxyacyl-CoA dehydratase family protein, protein MAEQRVPRALATAAAAKIPKMARANLSATVRAKDEGKKVAYSFIVVGQDEIMRAMDIVPAWGESFSGISAAKRDAEKYLQRAEADNFSRSLCTYATCNIGFDMWREELGGAMPPDAPWGGIGRPDMILGTAQQLCDPRYKWPQATRHYLRDVPVFIGGMYYPAWDPKIDHKTQEEYYVKYNTAELHRCVEFCEKHTGKKMDWDRLASVVDLTDRTWNLFVETYELRKTIPCPMDTGDAMNTMVPMAFMLGTQESYDFFLALNAELKEKIAAKQGVVENEKYRLLWGAGLPSWFALSDFQYFNDKGAVFPVETTYRCYEPVYNLDLPKTSDPLEHIAWRWVRFWTHWYDKARKRPGSTPAVERLIDYIEDYKCNGVVFHSAFSCRSWHAGILLQAEILKKVYPEIPVLIMEGDIVDISSYNEADTHNRIDAFIETLEAYKQKQR, encoded by the coding sequence ATGGCTGAGCAAAGAGTACCAAGAGCGCTGGCAACGGCAGCAGCAGCAAAGATACCAAAAATGGCCCGGGCCAACCTGTCCGCGACGGTCAGGGCGAAGGACGAAGGCAAGAAAGTAGCCTACTCTTTTATCGTGGTAGGACAGGACGAGATAATGAGGGCGATGGATATAGTTCCCGCGTGGGGCGAAAGCTTCTCCGGCATATCCGCAGCAAAACGGGATGCGGAAAAATATTTGCAGAGGGCGGAGGCGGATAATTTTTCCCGTTCCCTTTGTACATATGCGACATGCAATATCGGCTTTGATATGTGGCGTGAGGAACTGGGTGGTGCGATGCCTCCTGATGCACCTTGGGGAGGAATAGGTAGACCGGACATGATCTTGGGTACAGCGCAGCAGTTATGCGATCCTCGATACAAATGGCCTCAGGCTACGCGCCACTACCTGAGAGATGTGCCAGTCTTTATCGGCGGCATGTATTACCCTGCGTGGGACCCGAAAATAGATCACAAGACGCAGGAAGAGTATTACGTAAAGTATAATACGGCGGAACTACACAGGTGCGTCGAATTTTGTGAGAAACATACAGGGAAGAAGATGGACTGGGACAGACTTGCGTCGGTCGTGGACCTAACTGACCGAACTTGGAACCTTTTCGTGGAGACCTATGAATTGCGCAAGACGATTCCATGCCCAATGGATACTGGTGACGCAATGAACACCATGGTCCCAATGGCCTTTATGCTTGGAACCCAGGAGTCCTATGACTTTTTCCTCGCCCTTAATGCGGAGTTGAAGGAGAAGATAGCGGCGAAACAGGGCGTAGTGGAAAACGAGAAATACAGGCTCCTATGGGGTGCGGGACTGCCTTCGTGGTTCGCTCTTTCCGATTTTCAGTATTTTAATGACAAGGGGGCAGTCTTCCCGGTAGAAACCACGTACCGTTGCTACGAGCCGGTTTACAACTTGGATCTCCCGAAAACAAGCGATCCTTTAGAACATATTGCTTGGAGATGGGTACGGTTTTGGACCCACTGGTACGACAAGGCACGGAAACGTCCTGGTTCTACACCTGCGGTGGAGCGTCTCATTGACTATATCGAAGATTACAAATGTAACGGGGTAGTTTTCCATTCCGCCTTCTCGTGCCGTTCGTGGCATGCGGGAATCCTCCTCCAGGCTGAGATACTGAAGAAGGTCTATCCCGAAATCCCGGTGCTTATCATGGAAGGTGATATCGTGGATATAAGTTCCTACAATGAAGCGGATACTCATAACAGAATTGATGCTTTCATAGAAACCCTGGAAGCTTATAAGCAGAAACAACGATAG
- a CDS encoding 2-hydroxyacyl-CoA dehydratase family protein: MSVTNGNGLAKAKEYCSEYGLRAKELKAEGRQIIGYLTAIAPVEILTAAGVVPFRLKGWVSEPITKADAHMETIVCPFVRNVFDSALKGKYSFLDGMAMPHLCDSIDRTNDVWSYNLDLPYWHFLNIPHVTDDPSIEFTKSVLRSFITSLEGFTGRKITDQAIVEAVKQHNENRSLMRDLYSLRKENPPLISGVEMMEVMVAAMSLPVDESSALIKSVIEEVKRREPPAGKKAPRIMIVGGQIDNVAVAEVIENANAWLVMDDITMGSKAYWPTTDITPDPLQGIAERYLRKVRVATTYIDTGDTYEENLEARFGHMKRYINEFKVDGVILFVYKYCDPYGFDVPAMKSFIEETGTPVLYLEDEYSTSSLSRVKTRVEAFLEMIA, translated from the coding sequence TACGGTTTGAGGGCGAAGGAATTGAAAGCCGAGGGTCGGCAGATCATCGGATACCTTACCGCTATCGCCCCGGTAGAGATCCTGACGGCAGCGGGCGTAGTTCCGTTCAGGTTGAAGGGCTGGGTGTCTGAGCCGATCACGAAGGCGGATGCACACATGGAAACAATCGTATGCCCCTTCGTCCGCAATGTGTTTGATTCCGCATTAAAAGGCAAATACAGCTTTCTTGACGGCATGGCCATGCCTCATCTCTGCGACAGCATTGATAGGACTAATGACGTATGGAGCTACAATCTTGATCTGCCTTACTGGCATTTCCTGAATATTCCCCACGTCACTGACGACCCCTCAATTGAGTTTACAAAATCTGTACTACGGTCGTTCATTACAAGCCTGGAGGGGTTTACGGGCAGAAAAATCACCGATCAGGCGATTGTCGAGGCGGTAAAACAGCACAATGAAAACCGCAGTCTCATGAGAGACCTCTATTCCCTGAGAAAAGAGAATCCACCACTTATTTCCGGCGTCGAGATGATGGAGGTTATGGTGGCTGCCATGAGTCTCCCTGTTGACGAATCGTCGGCACTCATAAAGAGCGTCATTGAAGAGGTGAAACGGAGAGAACCGCCTGCCGGAAAGAAGGCTCCACGGATCATGATTGTGGGCGGTCAGATTGATAACGTGGCCGTGGCAGAAGTTATAGAAAACGCGAATGCCTGGCTCGTAATGGACGACATCACCATGGGAAGCAAGGCTTACTGGCCGACTACGGATATCACTCCCGATCCTTTACAGGGAATCGCGGAGCGCTACCTGAGAAAGGTGCGAGTAGCCACAACTTACATAGACACAGGGGATACATACGAGGAGAACCTGGAAGCTAGGTTCGGACATATGAAGCGGTATATCAATGAATTCAAGGTGGACGGCGTGATTCTCTTTGTCTACAAGTATTGCGATCCCTATGGATTTGACGTCCCCGCGATGAAAAGCTTCATCGAGGAGACAGGCACTCCTGTGCTTTACCTGGAGGATGAATATTCCACGTCAAGCCTTTCTCGGGTGAAGACTAGGGTTGAGGCATTCTTGGAGATGATCGCATAA